A stretch of DNA from Chlorogloeopsis sp. ULAP01:
GTAGATTTTACCGCCAAGGTAGTTAAATCAATAAGTAAAAAATTATTTACCGGGTAAAGTATTAATTCTCCTATTGAAAGAAGATTTCAGAAGGCAAGAAAAATCTTCTCATAAAGCTGAAAGGCAAGGTATGACGTTGAGAATCATACACATGGATTGCTTGTTGTTTTTTATTTAATACAGACTTAATAGATAATTGATAAGACTGACCTAGAGGTTTTAGGTTTACCCTAAAAAGTGGTGGCATTTTCCAAAATAACCAGATTGGATATTGGAAGACTTGAGCTTTAATTCCAGATTTTTGAAGTGCAGCGTAAACTAAATCATAAGTAGCCTCATGATCTGGATGCTTGTCTTTTTGATGAGGAACGTAGACTTCTGCTGGCTGAAAAGACTCTAACAGCTGAAGTAGCTGGTTAATGGTATTTGATTGTTGCTCATTAGAAATATGCCGTAGTTCACCATCTGGTTGCTCGATAAAATATATGTCTTCTGGTGATTCAACTCCCAATATGTTGAGTGCGGTTGTAGCTTCTTGTTTGCGAACTTGAACAATATCCTCAGGTTTGATTTGAAAGTATGATTTGTGTCCATCAGTCAAAAATACAACTTTAACAGGAACTCCAAGCTCACGTTTGAGAGCAATCATACCGCCACAACCAAAAGTTTCATCATCTTGATGGGGAGCAAATACCATTGCTGGTTTTTGGCTCACTGATAGCGGTTGACTTTTTGTCGGTAAGATCCAGCGAAATAATATTTCAGCTTGAATTAATTGCCAAGCATTTTCAAACTTTCCGAGTATCTGAGAATAAATTCTTTGCAGCCGCATAAGTAGGTTGTATCTAAAAATAAAGAACTCAATTATAGTAGGCGATCGCATTCATAGTTTTTTAAACCAAATACTTCGCCAATTCGCCCAATTTTCTAGTTATTTTTTCTCAAAAACTTTGACTAGACTGGTAAATACCGATGCTTAATACAACCTCGCAGTTGCCCCGCACGCCAACCAAAGCTCATCAACCATTTAGCTAAACTTTCTTGATCACGAATTTGTAAAAGCAACACTTGAAAAGTAAGAATTACCGCTGTTTTTAGAAATGTTTTCCATGTTATCATTTGAGGCATACCAAGTGGACGATGTTTTTTATACAGTAATGCCTCGCAAGTACCCATCTTCCAAGCTCTTTTGTATGCACCAATGAGGTTGGTACGCAAACGAATATGAGCGATCGCCTCTGGCACGTAGTGAAGTTTTGTTCCTCTTTGCTGAATTCTCCAGCAGTAGTCAACATCTTCTACCAAAAGCAAGGCTCCATCAAAACCACCAATGGCATTATGGAGTGAACGCTTAACTCCCATGTTACCTGCACCTGCAAATGGCAGGTATTGATTTTCTACAACTGCCCCAGTACAATTCTCCAATTGATACCATCTGAGAATCTCAGGTTCATTAAGCTTCTTCAATTCGTGTCGTCCAGCAACAAAATCATATTTGGAAAGAGCCTCACCCATTGCTGCTAACCATTCAGGAGCAACTTCGTCATCAGCATCAATAAACAGTAGTCCATCTCCTTTAGCTGCCTTTGCACCCATATTACGAGCATATCCTGGGCCTTTGCGATCAGATGAGTCAATAATGCGAAGGTTGGGTATGCGTGTCTTATACTCTTCTACAATTGACATTGAATTGTCAGTTGAGCCGTTATCAGAGATAATAACCTCCCAAGACTGCGACCATTTTTGATTAGCAAGTGCCTCCAATTGCACAGCTATAGTATCAGCCGCATTGAAACACGGTATAATTACGCTCACTCTCATATAAAGTACTACTTTTAATTTTGTCCAAGTCTTTGTTTATCTTCTTACAAA
This window harbors:
- a CDS encoding PIG-L family deacetylase → MRLQRIYSQILGKFENAWQLIQAEILFRWILPTKSQPLSVSQKPAMVFAPHQDDETFGCGGMIALKRELGVPVKVVFLTDGHKSYFQIKPEDIVQVRKQEATTALNILGVESPEDIYFIEQPDGELRHISNEQQSNTINQLLQLLESFQPAEVYVPHQKDKHPDHEATYDLVYAALQKSGIKAQVFQYPIWLFWKMPPLFRVNLKPLGQSYQLSIKSVLNKKQQAIHVYDSQRHTLPFSFMRRFFLPSEIFFQ
- a CDS encoding glycosyltransferase family 2 protein, encoding MRVSVIIPCFNAADTIAVQLEALANQKWSQSWEVIISDNGSTDNSMSIVEEYKTRIPNLRIIDSSDRKGPGYARNMGAKAAKGDGLLFIDADDEVAPEWLAAMGEALSKYDFVAGRHELKKLNEPEILRWYQLENCTGAVVENQYLPFAGAGNMGVKRSLHNAIGGFDGALLLVEDVDYCWRIQQRGTKLHYVPEAIAHIRLRTNLIGAYKRAWKMGTCEALLYKKHRPLGMPQMITWKTFLKTAVILTFQVLLLQIRDQESLAKWLMSFGWRAGQLRGCIKHRYLPV